In the Takifugu flavidus isolate HTHZ2018 chromosome 11, ASM371156v2, whole genome shotgun sequence genome, one interval contains:
- the adss2 gene encoding adenylosuccinate synthetase isozyme 2: MSESGNQESAATPNDTGRPPRPSVGNQVTVVLGAQWGDEGKGKVVDLLAQDADMVCRCQGGNNAGHTVVVDSVEYDFHLLPSGIINPKVTAFIGNGVVIHLPGLFEEAAKNESKGNGLKGWEQRLIISDRAHIVFDFHQAVDGIQEQQRREQAGKNLGTTKKGIGPVYSAKAARSGLRICDLLSDFSQFSERYKVLAKQYKSMYPTLEMDVDGELAKLKTFAEKIEPMVRDGVHFMYEALHGPPKKILVEGANAALLDIDFGTYPFVTSSNCTVGGVCTGLGMPPQNVGAVYGVVKAYTTRVGIGAFPTEQSNDVGELLQTRGKEVGVTTGRKRRCGWLDLVLIKYAHMINGFTAIALTKLDILDVFSEIKVGMSYKVDNQMIPHFPANQEVLHRVEVEYETLPGWKCDTSAARSFEDLPETAQNYVRFIEEQLGVPVKWIGVGKSRESMIQLF, translated from the exons ATGTCGGAAAGTGGGAACCAGGAATCTGCCGCAACCCCAAACGACACAGGGCGACCCCCTAGACCATCAGTGGGCAACCAAGTAACCGTGGTACTGGGCGCTCAATGGGGAGATGAAGGGAAAGGAAAAGTTGTGGATCTCCTGGCTCAAGACGCGGATATGGTGTGCAGATGTCAG GGCGGCAACAACGCGGGACACACGGTGGTGGTGGACTCGGTGGAGTACGACTTTCACCTCCTTCCCAGCGGCATCATCAACCCCAAGGTCACCGCCTTCATCG GTAATGGAGTCGTGATCCACCTGCCGGGTCTCTTTGAGGAGGCAGCAAAGAATGAGAGTAAAGGCAACG GTTTAAAAGGCTGGGAGCAAAGGTTGATCATCTCTGACAGAGCACACATTG TGTTTGACTTCCACCAGGCGGTTGACGGCATTCAGGAACAGCAGAGACGAGAACAAGCAGGCAAGAA CTTAGGGACAACAAAGAAGGGCATTGGTCCGGTGTACTCGGCAAAAGCAGCCCGCAGTGGCCTCAGGATATGTGACCTGCTGTCTGACTTCAGTCAGTTCTCTGAACG GTATAAAGTGTTGGCCAAGCAGTACAAGTCCATGTACCCGACTCTGGAGATGGACGTGGATGGAGAGCTGGCCAAGTTGAAG ACCTTTGCAGAGAAGATCGAGCCCATGGTGAGGGATGGGGTGCACTTCATGTATGAGGCTCTTCACGGTCCTCCTAAGAAGATCCTGGTGGAGGGAGCCAATGCAGCCCTCCTGGACATTGACTTTG GAACGTACCCGTTTGTGACTTCATCCAATTGCACAGTGGGTGGCGTGTGCACCGGTCTGGGCATGCCTCCACAGAATGTTGGGGCAGTTTACGGGGTCGTCAAGGCTTACACGACCAGAGTCGGCATCGGGGCCTTCCCTACAGAGCAGAGCAAT GACGTCGGTGAGCTTCTGCAGACTCGAGGGAAGGAGGTGGGTGTGACCACAGGCAGGAAGAGGCGTTGTGGTTGGCTGGACCTGGTGCTCATCAAATATGCACACATGATTAATGGATTCACCGC TATAGCTCTCACCAAACTGGACATACTGGACGTGTTCTCGGAAATCAAAGTGGGAATGTCCTACAAAGTTGACAACCAGATGATTCCTCACTTTCCAG ccaatcaggaggtTTTGCATCGCGTGGAGGTCGAGTATGAGACGCTTCCGGGGTGGAAGTGCGACACCTCGGCTGCCAGAAGCTTTGAGGATCTGCCCGAGACCGCCCAGAATTATGTCCGTTTTAttgaggagcagctgggggtTCCTG TAAAGTGGATCGGAGTGGGGAAGTCTCGGGAGTCTATGATCCAGCTGTTCTAG